One Rhizobiales bacterium GAS188 DNA window includes the following coding sequences:
- a CDS encoding Outer membrane scaffolding protein for murein synthesis, MipA/OmpV family, whose translation MLPSRLLQLAFACALALAPELACAQTTGSAPAQTTGATPPQTISLDSFTPDVTPEQFAKLMSRTNRIGAGMLVEPTYPGGNGLRSLPFPDIDVTYKKRFFINMEDGAGVYLYNDDKLSFATSAFFRLGRDQTNSPKILGLGNIAEAPQGRFISEYDLGWLDLKGTFVHDFSGSYGSTFEAKIGTALPITNRFVVLPAITTVIGDHSYMQTWYGVSESQSLTTGKPVFNARAGVESVGTTVDALYRFAPNLALVGRGGVSYLVSNVAHSPVIERRFQPTFGFGLSYLFE comes from the coding sequence ATGCTGCCGAGCCGTTTGCTGCAATTGGCATTCGCCTGCGCGCTCGCTTTGGCGCCGGAGCTCGCTTGCGCGCAGACGACGGGGAGTGCTCCAGCGCAGACGACTGGGGCGACCCCGCCGCAGACCATCAGTCTCGACAGCTTCACGCCCGATGTCACGCCCGAGCAATTCGCCAAGTTGATGTCGAGGACGAACCGGATCGGCGCCGGCATGCTGGTCGAACCCACCTATCCGGGCGGCAACGGCCTGCGTTCCTTGCCCTTCCCGGATATCGATGTGACCTACAAGAAGCGCTTCTTCATCAATATGGAGGATGGGGCGGGCGTCTATCTCTACAATGACGACAAATTGTCCTTTGCAACTTCGGCCTTCTTCAGGCTCGGGCGCGACCAGACCAACAGCCCGAAGATCCTGGGTCTCGGCAATATCGCAGAAGCCCCGCAGGGCCGCTTCATCAGCGAATATGATCTCGGCTGGCTCGACCTGAAGGGCACCTTCGTGCATGATTTCTCAGGCAGCTATGGCTCGACCTTCGAGGCCAAGATCGGCACGGCGCTGCCGATCACCAATCGGTTCGTGGTTCTACCGGCGATCACCACGGTCATCGGCGATCACAGCTATATGCAGACATGGTACGGGGTTTCCGAATCGCAGAGCCTCACGACCGGCAAGCCGGTCTTCAACGCGCGCGCAGGCGTCGAATCGGTGGGCACGACGGTGGACGCACTTTACCGCTTCGCGCCGAACCTCGCTTTGGTCGGGCGTGGCGGCGTGAGCTATCTCGTTTCGAACGTTGCCCATAGCCCGGTGATCGAGCGTCGCTTTCAGCCGACCTTTGGCTTCGGGCTGTCGTATCTGTTCGAGTAG
- a CDS encoding Ribosomal protein S18 acetylase RimI, protein MSAANPPLPLGYSMLEPGRIANVVTYLEMKARPAPRERPPSSLDLVLEPCDGSDLDAYRALFRRVGQEWLWYSRLVMSDAQLRTILEDPKVEIHRLCQGREAVGLLELDFRIEGECELAYFGIVSSHIGKGAGRHLMELAIDRAWAKPIRRLFLHTCNFDHPRALEFYQRSGFRPYKLAVEVLEDPRLSGHLPRGAAPQMPIIEMS, encoded by the coding sequence ATGAGTGCCGCAAACCCTCCTTTGCCGCTCGGCTATTCGATGCTCGAACCGGGCCGGATCGCGAACGTCGTCACCTATCTTGAGATGAAAGCACGGCCGGCGCCGCGCGAGCGGCCACCCTCCAGTCTCGACCTCGTGCTCGAACCCTGCGATGGGAGCGACCTCGACGCCTATCGCGCCTTGTTCCGCCGCGTCGGCCAGGAATGGCTGTGGTACTCGCGCCTCGTCATGTCGGATGCGCAATTGCGGACCATCCTCGAGGATCCGAAGGTCGAGATTCACCGGCTGTGTCAGGGGCGCGAAGCGGTCGGCCTTCTGGAGCTCGATTTTCGCATCGAAGGCGAATGCGAGCTCGCTTATTTCGGCATCGTGAGCAGCCATATCGGGAAGGGTGCCGGTCGCCATCTCATGGAGCTTGCCATCGACAGGGCTTGGGCCAAACCGATCCGGCGCCTCTTCTTGCATACTTGCAACTTCGATCATCCGCGCGCCCTCGAATTCTATCAGCGCTCGGGCTTCCGGCCCTACAAGCTCGCCGTCGAGGTGCTCGAGGATCCGCGCCTCTCCGGCCATCTGCCGCGCGGCGCGGCGCCCCAAATGCCCATCATCGAAATGTCGTGA
- a CDS encoding DNA-binding transcriptional response regulator, NtrC family, contains REC, AAA-type ATPase, and a Fis-type DNA-binding domains produces the protein MTHTVLIVDDEVRLAELLSASIADRGYRTIVCSSAEEALEAFDPVTIDLMISDLRMPGADGRTLLHEIRARAPDMPVVLITAYTSMRDAVEMVKEGAFDYISKPFEMDDILATIERALKLGDAMRENARLRSEIEGRHRFEQLVGTSPAFRRVIEQIGEVCGSRATVLLTGESGTGKEIAARAIHFNSPRKAKPFIAVNCAAIPEGLIESELFGHVKGAFTGAVAHRRGRFADADQGTVFLDEIGDMPVATQAKILRVLQERSFEPVGSGRTEKVDTRVIAATNRDLRQAAADNSFREDLFYRLNVFPIALPALRERKEDIPALAQHFLKTATETIGKRVVGVTPAALAAMSQYHWPGNIRELQNCVERAVIVARGSTIDVPDLPRDLFDQGAVSERAAKRRTSDLDGELARIEKSFILDALRESNGVQSKAAKLLGINERSLWHRVKKLGIAITKRASGGGAAT, from the coding sequence GTGACGCACACCGTCCTCATCGTCGACGACGAGGTGCGCCTTGCCGAGCTCCTGTCAGCAAGCATCGCCGATCGCGGCTACCGCACCATCGTCTGCTCATCGGCGGAGGAAGCGCTCGAAGCCTTCGATCCGGTGACGATCGACCTGATGATCTCGGATCTGCGCATGCCCGGCGCCGACGGACGCACGCTGCTCCACGAGATCAGGGCCCGTGCCCCGGATATGCCCGTCGTGCTCATCACCGCCTATACGTCGATGCGCGACGCGGTCGAGATGGTCAAGGAAGGGGCCTTCGATTACATTTCGAAGCCCTTCGAGATGGACGACATTCTGGCGACCATCGAGCGCGCCTTGAAGCTTGGCGACGCGATGCGAGAGAATGCACGCCTGCGCTCCGAGATCGAGGGTCGTCATCGCTTCGAGCAATTGGTGGGGACGAGTCCGGCCTTCCGGCGCGTCATCGAACAGATCGGCGAGGTCTGCGGGAGCCGGGCCACGGTGCTGCTCACCGGCGAGAGCGGCACCGGCAAGGAGATCGCCGCGCGCGCCATCCATTTCAACAGCCCGCGCAAGGCGAAACCCTTCATCGCGGTCAATTGCGCCGCAATTCCCGAGGGGCTGATCGAGAGCGAGCTCTTCGGCCATGTGAAGGGGGCGTTCACGGGGGCCGTCGCCCATCGACGCGGGCGTTTCGCCGATGCCGATCAAGGCACCGTGTTCCTCGACGAGATCGGCGACATGCCGGTTGCGACCCAGGCGAAGATCCTGCGCGTGCTGCAGGAGCGCAGCTTCGAGCCGGTCGGGTCGGGGCGCACCGAGAAGGTCGACACACGCGTGATCGCAGCCACCAATCGCGACCTGCGACAGGCGGCGGCGGACAACAGCTTCCGCGAGGATCTGTTCTATCGCCTCAACGTCTTCCCCATCGCGCTTCCGGCGCTGCGCGAGCGCAAGGAGGATATCCCGGCGCTCGCCCAGCATTTCCTGAAGACAGCGACCGAGACCATCGGCAAACGCGTGGTCGGGGTGACGCCGGCAGCGCTCGCCGCGATGAGCCAGTACCACTGGCCGGGCAATATTCGCGAATTGCAGAACTGCGTCGAGCGCGCCGTCATCGTGGCGCGAGGTTCGACCATCGACGTGCCGGATCTGCCGCGCGATCTCTTCGATCAGGGCGCTGTGTCCGAGAGGGCGGCAAAGCGCCGCACCAGCGATCTCGACGGAGAGCTCGCCCGCATCGAGAAGTCCTTCATTCTCGATGCCTTGCGCGAATCCAACGGGGTGCAGAGCAAGGCGGCGAAGCTCTTGGGCATCAACGAGCGCAGCCTCTGGCATCGCGTGAAGAAGCTCGGCATCGCCATCACCAAGCGCGCCAGCGGCGGAGGAGCCGCGACGTGA
- a CDS encoding Signal transduction histidine kinase has product MSWRGPWPVRLRLILAFLFVGVPPMLGAAYLASRLISGSFERNVGQWLTETARFVVVEIMDREDDAAQIATTLTGAVSQTANETVEGLKAALKPHEPILAADGFDVLMIYDASGAILYSTLPFAPTKKLRPAATRATFGGTLDGKPVLVAGATVKLSVGAGSLFLFLGDALDTATFSSLKAVPSLQLDFFAVRGNEAFKLYESSNLAAMPTPAILQQVASTDDPVALENPPGDAFLAAVAGLKDQDGELSGIVFCGVGSEDGLDGQDQQLHLLWAVFLFGALIFVLAGAFVSARFVKPLRALSQGVRSVASGDFSQRVPEAGDKETVELAARFNAMAAELEAARGRESELRRKERLSTLGEAAMVIAHEVRNPLGIIKTSSDLVRSRAKLGPKEEQLLDYVTEEVHRIDNLLTEVLDFAHPKEPRRSVFAMREPVDRIQGFLAPEMARKGLLLAIEDHADGARVSADRDQIYEALLNLVINAMDVVGRGGRVVVRMAATPGSVSVDVADNGPGVKPELRARIFNPFFTTKAKGTGLGLAKVATVVEAHQGRVECLEEQGGGACFRVTLPRAGDAPRTAGPEATGPKIAGAKTVGAKTAEGKTAEGKTAEAETAGAKTAGVRTTDSKTAGEDADIPQGEGAQL; this is encoded by the coding sequence GTGAGCTGGCGGGGGCCCTGGCCGGTCAGGCTGCGGCTTATCCTCGCTTTCCTGTTCGTTGGCGTTCCGCCAATGCTGGGCGCTGCCTATCTCGCGTCGCGGCTGATCTCCGGCTCCTTCGAGAGGAATGTCGGGCAATGGCTGACGGAGACCGCCCGTTTCGTCGTCGTCGAGATCATGGACCGCGAGGATGATGCGGCGCAGATCGCCACGACCTTGACGGGAGCGGTCAGCCAGACGGCCAATGAGACTGTCGAGGGCCTCAAGGCCGCCCTCAAGCCGCATGAACCGATACTGGCCGCCGACGGCTTCGACGTGCTGATGATCTATGACGCGAGCGGCGCCATCCTCTACAGCACCCTCCCCTTCGCTCCCACCAAGAAGCTGCGGCCCGCCGCGACGCGTGCCACTTTCGGCGGCACGCTCGACGGGAAGCCGGTGCTGGTGGCCGGCGCGACCGTCAAGCTCTCGGTCGGCGCCGGCAGCCTCTTTCTTTTCCTCGGCGATGCGCTCGACACCGCCACCTTCTCGAGCCTCAAGGCCGTGCCTTCGCTGCAGCTCGATTTTTTCGCGGTCCGAGGCAACGAAGCGTTCAAGCTCTATGAGAGTTCGAACCTGGCGGCGATGCCGACGCCTGCCATCCTGCAGCAGGTCGCGAGCACCGACGATCCGGTCGCTCTCGAAAATCCGCCGGGCGACGCCTTTCTGGCAGCGGTCGCCGGCTTGAAGGACCAGGACGGCGAATTGTCGGGGATCGTGTTTTGCGGTGTGGGCAGCGAGGATGGGCTGGACGGACAGGACCAACAGCTGCATCTGCTCTGGGCGGTGTTCCTGTTCGGAGCGCTGATCTTCGTGCTCGCGGGAGCTTTCGTCTCGGCGCGCTTCGTCAAGCCGCTGCGCGCCCTGTCCCAGGGCGTGCGCTCGGTCGCCTCGGGCGATTTCTCGCAGCGAGTGCCCGAGGCCGGCGACAAGGAAACCGTGGAGCTCGCTGCGCGCTTCAATGCCATGGCGGCCGAGCTCGAAGCGGCCCGTGGCCGCGAATCCGAGCTGCGGCGCAAGGAGCGCCTGTCGACGCTCGGCGAGGCCGCCATGGTCATCGCCCATGAGGTGCGAAACCCGCTCGGCATCATCAAGACCTCGAGCGATCTCGTGCGTTCGCGGGCGAAGCTCGGGCCGAAGGAAGAGCAGCTCCTCGATTATGTGACCGAAGAGGTGCATCGCATCGACAACCTGCTCACCGAGGTGCTCGATTTCGCCCATCCGAAGGAGCCTCGACGCAGCGTCTTCGCCATGCGCGAGCCGGTCGACCGCATCCAGGGCTTCCTGGCTCCCGAGATGGCGCGCAAGGGATTGCTCCTCGCCATCGAAGATCACGCCGACGGCGCCAGGGTGAGCGCCGATCGCGACCAGATCTACGAGGCCCTGCTCAACCTCGTGATCAACGCCATGGACGTAGTCGGGCGCGGCGGGCGCGTGGTGGTGAGGATGGCGGCGACGCCAGGAAGCGTCTCGGTGGATGTCGCCGATAACGGGCCGGGCGTGAAGCCTGAGCTGCGGGCCCGCATCTTCAACCCCTTCTTCACCACCAAGGCCAAAGGAACCGGGCTCGGGCTTGCGAAGGTCGCGACCGTGGTCGAGGCCCATCAGGGCCGGGTCGAATGCCTCGAGGAACAAGGCGGAGGCGCCTGCTTCCGGGTGACCTTGCCGCGCGCCGGCGACGCGCCCAGAACGGCCGGACCCGAGGCGACCGGACCCAAGATTGCTGGGGCCAAGACTGTTGGAGCCAAGACTGCTGAAGGCAAGACTGCTGAAGGCAAGACTGCCGAAGCCGAGACTGCTGGAGCCAAGACTGCTGGAGTCAGGACCACGGATTCCAAGACGGCCGGCGAGGATGCCGACATTCCGCAAGGAGAAGGGGCCCAATTGTGA
- a CDS encoding EamA-like transporter family protein codes for MTRPSLAVSLRMIFFWGSFLALDTATQLAFKAASGPLEGTAFGLDFLKMALATPAFWVTILCYIGTFVFWMAVLTRMDLNRAFPLTALTYVTVPLLAFAFFGEHLPALRLLGIGVIIAGVILIGWEE; via the coding sequence GTGACGCGTCCCTCCTTGGCGGTCTCGCTCCGGATGATCTTCTTCTGGGGCTCGTTCCTCGCTCTCGACACCGCGACCCAGCTTGCCTTCAAGGCGGCCAGCGGTCCGCTCGAGGGGACTGCGTTCGGGCTGGATTTCCTCAAGATGGCGCTGGCGACGCCCGCCTTCTGGGTCACGATCTTGTGCTATATTGGCACCTTCGTTTTCTGGATGGCGGTATTGACCCGCATGGATCTCAACCGCGCGTTCCCGCTGACCGCGCTCACTTATGTGACCGTGCCGCTGCTCGCCTTTGCGTTTTTCGGCGAGCACCTGCCGGCGTTGCGCCTGCTTGGCATCGGCGTGATCATCGCCGGCGTCATCCTGATCGGATGGGAAGAGTGA
- a CDS encoding Predicted N-acyltransferase produces the protein MTLDARIFRSFAEIDPAAWDACFPGEAESHAYYTACEQGASRTTQDGAAAVFVDGRLVAAAPIFKTVFRLDTPIQGPLRRLTERFHPLVKGIMDLPIIGLGCPYSERCHLGFAPDADPSTRRALLISLLARLEEYARREGTGLIALKDLAAQDEAEFGAAITTQGWTRAASLPTAILDLPFHDLDAYLAGLSAVTRKDIRRKLRSAPSLRIEWRSDFDGLEDEIALLYASTRRRSRLDYGDFETLPNGYFSAVMRSLGERARVVLYWVGDTLCAFNLVFLEKDRMIDKFLGMRYPLGQEHNVYAVSWMENVKECLARGIGCLQTGQTAYGLKLRYGSRLQPSYIYFKHRSALPYAILKTVSRFMKADRLDPDLRAARAFTS, from the coding sequence ATGACCTTAGACGCGCGGATCTTTCGCAGCTTCGCCGAGATCGATCCGGCCGCGTGGGATGCGTGTTTCCCCGGCGAGGCCGAGAGCCACGCCTATTACACCGCCTGCGAGCAAGGCGCGAGCCGCACCACCCAGGACGGCGCCGCGGCCGTCTTCGTCGACGGCCGGCTCGTCGCCGCGGCGCCGATCTTCAAGACCGTGTTTCGGCTGGACACGCCGATCCAGGGGCCGCTGCGGCGGCTCACCGAGCGCTTCCATCCCCTCGTCAAAGGGATCATGGACCTGCCCATCATCGGGCTCGGCTGTCCCTATTCGGAGCGTTGCCATCTCGGCTTCGCGCCGGATGCCGATCCATCGACGCGCCGGGCCTTGCTGATATCGCTCTTGGCGCGATTGGAGGAATATGCGCGTCGCGAGGGCACCGGCCTGATCGCCTTGAAGGACCTCGCCGCCCAGGACGAAGCGGAGTTCGGCGCCGCGATCACCACGCAAGGTTGGACGCGCGCCGCCAGCCTCCCGACCGCTATCCTCGACCTGCCCTTCCACGATCTCGACGCCTATCTCGCCGGTCTCTCGGCCGTGACCCGCAAGGATATTCGCCGCAAGCTCAGGAGCGCTCCGTCTTTGCGCATCGAATGGCGCAGCGACTTCGACGGCCTCGAGGATGAGATCGCATTGCTCTATGCCTCGACGCGCCGGCGCAGCAGGCTCGACTATGGCGATTTCGAAACGCTCCCCAACGGCTATTTTTCGGCCGTGATGCGCTCGCTCGGCGAACGCGCCCGGGTCGTCCTCTACTGGGTCGGCGACACGCTGTGCGCCTTCAACCTCGTCTTCCTTGAGAAGGACCGGATGATCGATAAATTCCTTGGCATGCGCTACCCGCTCGGGCAGGAACACAATGTGTATGCGGTCAGCTGGATGGAGAACGTCAAAGAGTGCCTTGCCCGCGGCATCGGCTGCCTGCAGACGGGCCAGACCGCCTATGGCTTGAAGCTGCGCTATGGAAGCCGCTTGCAACCCTCCTATATCTATTTCAAGCACCGCTCAGCCTTGCCCTACGCCATCTTGAAGACCGTCAGTCGTTTCATGAAGGCCGATCGCCTCGATCCCGACCTGAGGGCCGCCCGGGCATTCACATCGTGA
- a CDS encoding carboxylesterase: protein MTTTDRSFTIAGSRTGYLLVHGLGGTPLELRMAAKGIASGGFTVHCCQLSGHCGTEEELLAGTWQDWYASVEAALTKLESVCDTIIVGGLSVGAILALRLAALHPERVHGVACFAPTLWYDGFTIPKHQFLLRWLWFLPAAKRFRFDEREPFGVKDERMRAFVLKSLASGDAGMAGHPSTHALSLFQFWKLVDDVKPRLPAIKRPVFITHPREDDLASIKNSFYLQEKLGGLVEMLVLDDSYHLVTIDRQWKIVVDRAVKFAQGIEQHRPRASIPSGGTRAVAAE from the coding sequence ATGACCACGACCGATCGCAGCTTCACCATCGCGGGCAGCCGCACCGGCTATCTGCTGGTGCACGGCCTCGGCGGCACGCCGCTCGAGTTACGCATGGCGGCCAAGGGCATCGCGTCGGGCGGCTTCACGGTGCATTGCTGCCAACTCTCCGGCCATTGCGGCACCGAGGAGGAGCTGCTCGCCGGCACCTGGCAGGATTGGTATGCGAGCGTCGAGGCGGCGCTGACCAAGCTCGAGAGCGTCTGCGACACGATCATCGTCGGCGGCCTGTCGGTCGGCGCTATCCTGGCGCTGCGCCTCGCGGCGCTGCATCCCGAACGCGTGCATGGCGTCGCCTGTTTCGCGCCGACATTATGGTACGACGGCTTTACCATCCCCAAGCACCAATTCCTGCTGCGCTGGCTGTGGTTCCTGCCGGCGGCCAAGCGCTTTCGCTTCGACGAGCGTGAACCCTTCGGCGTCAAGGATGAGCGCATGCGCGCATTCGTCCTGAAATCGCTGGCCTCCGGCGATGCCGGAATGGCCGGGCATCCGAGCACGCATGCCTTGTCGCTCTTCCAGTTCTGGAAACTCGTCGACGACGTCAAGCCGAGACTGCCTGCGATCAAGCGGCCGGTATTCATCACGCATCCGCGCGAGGACGATCTCGCGAGCATCAAGAACTCCTTCTACTTGCAGGAGAAGCTGGGCGGTCTCGTGGAAATGCTGGTGCTGGACGACAGCTACCATCTCGTGACCATCGATCGGCAATGGAAGATCGTCGTCGATCGTGCCGTCAAGTTTGCGCAAGGGATCGAGCAGCATCGACCACGTGCCTCCATCCCCTCGGGCGGAACTCGCGCGGTCGCTGCCGAATAG
- a CDS encoding Haloacid Dehalogenase superfamily, subfamily IB, phosphoserine phosphatase-like/2,3-diketo-5-methylthio-1-phosphopentane phosphatase, producing MPGQILLDFDGTIAIEDTTDCLLERFAEPGWRAIEEEWEAQLIGSRECMARQVDLVRASKGDLEHFIAGVHIDAGFVPFVEACRAAQFDVMIVSDGLDRIVRGVVARTGLSLPVAANRLEHMGDDRWRLGFPHANANCASASGNCKCAHAASAAQGPRIVVGDGRSDFCAANGADYVFAKGRLTTHCEENGIAHAPIADLGEAVQLFEAWHRHLVPLRAKPPVHAEAAHG from the coding sequence ATGCCAGGACAGATTCTGCTCGATTTCGACGGTACGATCGCGATCGAGGATACCACGGATTGCCTGCTTGAGCGCTTCGCCGAACCTGGCTGGCGTGCGATCGAGGAAGAGTGGGAAGCGCAGCTCATCGGCTCGCGCGAGTGCATGGCGCGACAGGTCGACCTCGTTCGCGCCAGCAAGGGCGATCTCGAGCATTTCATCGCGGGCGTGCATATCGACGCCGGTTTCGTTCCCTTCGTCGAGGCCTGCAGAGCGGCGCAGTTCGACGTGATGATCGTCTCGGACGGCCTCGACCGCATCGTGCGCGGCGTCGTCGCGCGCACCGGGCTCAGCTTGCCGGTTGCGGCCAATCGCCTGGAGCATATGGGCGATGACCGTTGGCGGCTCGGTTTCCCCCATGCCAATGCCAACTGCGCCAGCGCCTCGGGGAACTGCAAATGCGCCCATGCCGCGTCGGCGGCGCAAGGCCCGCGCATCGTCGTCGGCGATGGGCGCTCGGATTTCTGCGCCGCCAACGGCGCCGACTACGTCTTCGCCAAGGGGCGATTGACGACGCATTGCGAAGAGAACGGCATCGCGCACGCGCCGATCGCCGATCTCGGCGAGGCCGTGCAGCTGTTCGAGGCATGGCATCGTCACCTCGTCCCGCTGCGGGCGAAGCCGCCGGTCCATGCCGAGGCCGCTCATGGCTAA
- a CDS encoding amino acid/amide ABC transporter membrane protein 2, HAAT family: MSLVSQGPAMAGEMRSRLNLAAGAVLVLAALVAPFLIYPVFLMNVLCFALFASAFNLLIGFVGLLSFGHATFFGAAAYVTAHAAKVWGLPTELAILVGALAAAALGLVVGFLAIRRQGIYFSMITLALAQMFYFICLQVPFTHGEDGIQGVPRGKLLGFVNLDDNLSLYFVVLAIVAAGHFFIWRIVHSPFGNILKAIRDNEPRAISLGYNADGYKLRAFVLSAALAGLAGGTNAIVFQLATLTGVEWQSSGAVILMTLLGGIGTLAGPPIGAAITVGLQTYLAAVDFPVTVLIGLIFVVCVLLFRRGIAGEVAAFLRKRG; this comes from the coding sequence ATGAGCCTCGTCTCGCAAGGACCGGCCATGGCGGGTGAGATGCGCTCACGGCTGAATCTGGCCGCCGGCGCCGTCCTGGTGCTCGCGGCGCTTGTCGCGCCCTTCCTGATCTATCCCGTCTTCCTGATGAACGTGCTATGCTTTGCCCTGTTCGCCAGCGCCTTCAACCTGCTCATCGGCTTCGTCGGCTTGTTGTCTTTCGGCCATGCGACCTTCTTCGGCGCCGCTGCCTATGTGACGGCCCATGCGGCGAAGGTCTGGGGGCTTCCGACCGAGCTCGCCATCCTCGTAGGCGCGCTCGCGGCCGCGGCGCTCGGCCTCGTGGTCGGCTTCCTGGCCATCCGCCGCCAGGGCATCTATTTCTCGATGATCACCCTCGCCTTGGCGCAGATGTTCTACTTCATCTGCCTGCAAGTGCCCTTCACGCATGGCGAGGACGGCATCCAGGGCGTGCCGCGCGGCAAGCTTCTCGGCTTCGTCAATCTCGACGACAACCTGTCGCTCTATTTCGTGGTGCTGGCCATCGTCGCAGCCGGGCATTTCTTCATCTGGCGCATCGTGCATTCGCCTTTCGGCAATATCTTGAAGGCGATCCGAGACAATGAGCCGCGCGCCATCTCGCTCGGCTACAACGCCGACGGCTACAAGCTGCGCGCCTTCGTGCTGTCGGCGGCGCTGGCCGGGCTCGCGGGCGGCACCAATGCCATCGTCTTCCAGCTCGCGACATTGACCGGGGTGGAATGGCAGAGCTCGGGTGCAGTCATCCTGATGACGCTGCTCGGAGGCATCGGCACCTTGGCGGGCCCGCCGATCGGGGCTGCGATCACCGTCGGCCTGCAGACCTACCTCGCGGCCGTCGACTTTCCGGTGACGGTGCTGATCGGGCTGATCTTCGTCGTCTGCGTCCTGTTGTTCCGGCGCGGCATCGCGGGCGAAGTCGCCGCCTTTCTGCGCAAGCGCGGCTGA
- a CDS encoding amino acid/amide ABC transporter membrane protein 1, HAAT family — protein MFCIPYVKCLSPFALYSQLALGLINGSFYALLSLGLAVIFGMLGVINFAHGALYMLGAFVSWWLLTAFGLPYWGALVAAPLAVGLVAVVIEKSMLHRMYRLDPLYGLLLTFGITQVIEGTFRYFYGASGQPYPPPDALQGPLPLGFMVLPIYRGWVVLVSIVACLGTWLLIERTKIGAYLRAATENPTLVQAFGINVPLMMTLTFAFGAALAGFAGVLAAPIYQVSPLMGTNLIIIVFAVVVAGGMGSILGAIVTGYILGLLEGLTKVFYPEASNIVIFVVMAIVLLLRPAGLFGRAT, from the coding sequence GTGTTCTGCATTCCCTATGTGAAATGCCTGTCACCGTTCGCGCTCTACAGCCAGTTGGCGCTCGGCCTGATCAACGGCTCCTTCTATGCCCTGTTGAGCCTTGGGCTCGCGGTGATCTTCGGCATGCTGGGAGTGATCAACTTCGCGCATGGGGCGCTCTACATGCTCGGCGCCTTCGTGAGCTGGTGGCTGCTGACCGCCTTCGGCCTGCCCTATTGGGGAGCGCTGGTGGCCGCTCCTCTCGCGGTCGGCCTCGTCGCCGTCGTCATCGAGAAGAGCATGCTGCACCGCATGTATCGGCTCGACCCTCTCTACGGATTGCTGCTGACCTTCGGCATTACCCAGGTGATCGAGGGCACGTTCCGTTATTTCTACGGCGCCTCGGGCCAGCCCTACCCGCCCCCGGACGCGTTGCAAGGACCCCTCCCTCTCGGCTTCATGGTCCTGCCGATCTATCGCGGCTGGGTGGTCCTCGTCTCGATCGTGGCGTGCCTCGGGACCTGGCTGCTCATCGAGCGCACCAAGATCGGCGCCTATCTGCGCGCCGCGACCGAGAATCCGACGCTCGTCCAGGCCTTCGGCATCAACGTGCCGTTGATGATGACGCTCACTTTTGCGTTCGGCGCCGCGCTCGCCGGCTTCGCGGGCGTGCTTGCAGCGCCCATCTACCAGGTCTCCCCGCTGATGGGCACGAACCTCATCATCATCGTCTTCGCGGTCGTGGTCGCCGGCGGCATGGGCTCGATCCTCGGCGCCATCGTCACCGGCTACATACTCGGCCTGCTCGAGGGGCTGACCAAGGTGTTCTATCCGGAAGCCTCGAACATCGTGATCTTCGTGGTGATGGCGATCGTGCTGCTGCTGCGCCCGGCCGGATTGTTCGGGAGAGCGACATGA